Genomic DNA from Epinephelus moara isolate mb chromosome 24, YSFRI_EMoa_1.0, whole genome shotgun sequence:
NNNNNNNNNNNNNNNNNNNNNNNNNNNNNNNNNNNNNNNNNNNNNNNNNNNNNNNNNNNNNNNNNNNNNNNNNNNNNNNNNNNNNNNNNNNNNNNNNNNNNNNNNNNNNNNNNNNNNNNNNNNNNNNNNNNNNNNNNNNNNNNNNNNNNNNNNNNNNNNNNNNNNNNNNNNNNNNNNNNNNNNNNNNNNNNNNNNNNNNNNNNNNNNNNNNNNNNNNNNNNNNNNNNNNNNNNNNNNNNNNNNNNNNNNNNNNNNNNNNNNNNNNNNNNNNNNNNNNNNNNNNNNNNNNNNNNNNNNNNNNNNNNNNNNNNNNNNNNNNNNNNNNNNNNNNNNNNNNNNNNNNNNNNNNNNNNNNNNNNNNNNNNNNNNNNNNNNNNNNNNNNNNNNNNNNNNNNNNNNNNNNNNNNNNNNNNNNNNNNNNNNNGTCTGCGTtgccacttcccagtgtctccaaaatgtgcacacgcatgactcagagtttgcttacaggtgcgcacattctcccgccaagtttatttttataaatcacaacctttgcgtgggaagtggcgtacgccactttcaagccccgttttgtgcgtaagcaagctttataaatgaggcccctggtgaTTTGATCAAATAGCTGTAAATATCAAAGTATGTCACTGCTGGCCATTTAGTGGAGTCGTTTCTCCAAGATAAGCAAGATAAGAAGAAGGGACACTGAGATAGAGCGACAACACTGAGTATATCGATGCAACTCTTCCTCTCTGAggtgctaaaataatcctttggCATGCTGATATCTAATGTTTTTAGCTAGCTACAGGCATATTGTTAGCGTTTCAGCTTTTGGTTGCATATCTTGGCAGTGATAATTTCCCCTCCAGTGGGCATGGTTTTCAGAGTATGACATGTTACCCTCTTGTCTCTTTGCCCCAAGTGGTTAAAATAGGTTCTAGGTTGACAAATACTTAACTTACGCTTTGAAGTTGATGAAGTGATTATGTGGAAAAGATAGGGGCCTACATTTAATTCCTTGTAtacaattaaaatataaataatgcaTCTTTAAGCCAAAACGTGCATATATATGATGGTAAATCTAACATTCTTACCAGACAGTCTCCATAAACCATGGGTACAGAGTCTTGTAGTCGTTGTTGAAGTCAATCCACCGTCCCATTCGCTTCACTGAAATCTAGGAATAAATAGTAACGTGCACATTacacaaagcaaataaaaaaaaaaacatgatgatcaTATGAACACATCTGCTTCATTACAAACCATTCTTTTTAAGTCAGTCTTGTGAAGACACATGTAAATCCtcccatttaaaataaacacatcacaCATGTGGTGTAGCCTCACTATGTTATAGAGCTGGTTCATTGCACTGTTCGAAGTAAGACATGTTTTTATTAGATTGCCACATGTAATAAAAAACCAAACTGGTCTCTTAAGTATGGTTACAATGTTCTCTCACATATTATTCTTCCTGTAAGCTCACCTCCCACTCGTTGGAGTATCTCATGACAATGGTCCTGCACTGCTTGTTGTACTCGGCAATGCCCATCTTGGCCACATCCTCAGGCCCTTTGATCCCCAAAGTCTTATCGATTTCATACtcctacaaaaacacacagcaacaatacacaaataaataaccCAAGGATAAACCTATACATATATGAAGAACtttcagtaaaatgtttttaacaatATCCAAGATGACAGATTCTCACCACAGGCAGGCCGTGACAATCCCAGCCAAAGCGTCGGTCCACATGGAAGCCGCTCTGGTGGGCGAAGCGAGTAACAATGTCCTTGATGGTACCGGCCAGGATGTGCCCATAGTGGGGTAGACCCGTGGCAAAAGGGGGGCCATCATAGAAGGTGTACCTGGTTGGGAAATGAGcagcaaaatatttttaaaagtctggtctTTGGGCTTGACAGTATTTtctcactgacaaaaaaaaaagctggataTGTGATTGTAAGACAAGATGCCTGGAAGGTACTTCCTGTTAATCAAGCATGCAAGATAATGTTGACACAGTCACAAGGTTTGGGTTGATTCTGCGGCCATTTTAGAGAGGGTGATTCAATAGTGTCttaaaagcagctgtgcggaacttttaaCCGttcataaaactgtccctagttcgtatcacccccccctTGAAGagccgcatatttatttgaacccaacagcgacaaaaaagcctttctctatatggctatttagcgtagcctggctcgggtcggacacagcggaagtcagcaaaccagaatatggcacccggaggcggaagtaagtctgcacacccgcagcggcccgcagccattaaaccacagaagaagagggagccttgtttacgagtaggatttaagaaacaggctaaatgacatgtagtagggagtagtctcttgtacagtaggtggtggtatgcacctggaagttgtttgcgatccgccaataaattgagagaagaagaagagccgtgtttacagagagtgttcttcgagtaagcggtacgcaacgggcGTTGCttaacacataacagttttaccagatgtatctataaggacttggttgtactttcgatgtcatagcggataaagaaggagcaccatctaaaagagaaagaacagaagaaaagaagaaggctaaacgggacagtgatagggctcgagcccaaacgagtgtaaacctcggtcgggcattcaccaagtggagagagctgagagatttgaaaggttttaaaactgatcccgagttggcccttttcctaatcgacaagtatttttgtttttatttagagaattgccggttgcagtcgagattttacgacaccaggctgagggtgtcataccgcttcgaccaaaggggggcactataatcaacgaaaacgtaaagttccgcacagctgctttaagcaAATATCCTGTTAAATCTCTTGTGACCAAAGTTCCTCTTAACTACtgcagttttgctttgtttAGCAAATGTCGTCATGACCAGAGCCCGACTGATACTGGATTTTGGGGGCCTATGCCAATATTAGGGAGTACAAATTCCAACACTGATATATTGGTTGATATATTGTGACAAATATATGTAATGGAGGCAAGAAATTTGACAGTTTAACAATAAACTTTACTGTTAAAAATGACATCAGTGCACTGAAACAGTAAACTTCATTGGTGACACATGCCGATACCAATGTATCTGTGACGGGCCAAAATCAGGTTTTGATATATCAGTTGGGCTCTTATCATGATATTCAATCTTTTGTTGgttaaaaaggcaaaaagctaAATCATTTATAATGTAAAAATCCTGCAAGTTTCAACCTAAGGGATATGACCAGAGATTTAACAATTTTATGCATTTtcacaatcttttttttccttatgCCCTTTTCCCATTTATTTTGGTTCCTTAACTTGATAGAAGTAAACCGAATTTTCTGGTTACTTAACATCTAGCTTTTGTGCTTAGTGAAAATTAACACATGATAATATTGTTATTATCTTTTTAAACTGACTTTACTGCTCCAGTGTTTCTTACTACACATTTTCATATGATGGACAAGTTCTGATACTAACGTAGATCAAATTATGAAAATGGAGTCTAACGATAACTGGTTAACCAGGATATGCAAGTTGTTTTCTTGGCAGCGCAACAGCTGGAATGATGATCCACTAAGGCAATCCTTAACTGCTGCCAGCATTAACAAGTAGAGCAAGATGACAATGCTGCTGCTCTAAACCACTCAAGtatttatcattgtaaaataaTGAACAATCATGTAAAGCACATTTTAACATCCGTTACATTTTAAAGACTGGCTCAACGAGTTGAAAGACATCATGCTAACATGACAAAGAGTAATACTTAACTGTAGAtagttttcagttttatattttatctcaaaacaaatacatttcaaaCAAAGGAAATTGAATCTCAGGTGTCTTGATTGAAAGATTATTTCACAATATTACAAACGTCTGTTAGGCTTCAACAGCTTGTCTGGGAATACATTTAGCATAGTTAATTATTAACTATAAATAAGTAACAGTTGAATTTACTTGGGCCTGTTCTTGGACTGTTTGAGGCACTCCTGGAAGCAGTCCTTCTGTCCCCAAAACTGCAGGATCTTCTCCTCCTCAGAGGGAAAGTTGATGGACTCAGGGACCGGCTCCACCATGGTGTCTGCCAAAAcgcagaaaacaaaaatgtaacaatACACTTGTGAAGCAGgaagacagagaaacacaccACAGAATAGGTGTCAAAAAGATTGCATggtatatgttgtatttttcatttttgcatttaGGTTTGTGAAGTTAATAAAGTATTAGCCATTTAAATATCTATTATTGGCCCTGACTCAAACATCTGAACCAAGACTGTGTTAATCACTTTTGAGCACCCATTCATTGACCCATAATGTTTCATAACGTTTGGGACACGTTAGGAAATTAAACCTACATTATGTGTTTATATTAAAAGGAGTCCTCCTCAGCTAATGTCTCCCACCCTCCTTTAAGGTCTTGTTAATAGCTGACATGTCAAAACCTGTCAGTGCTATTTGTCAACAGAACATACAgtcctttaaaacattttatatgcCAAACTCAGGTCTAAtctaatgttttatttccacATTGAACACGCAACAGCAGAAACTTTGCCCAAACTAATCAATTAGGTCCCGTAAGTCACTTTTCCACAGCGGTTAGTTCCCAAGAATGTCGCCTCCTTGTTattagctagcatgctaagcTAGCCAGTCAATGTTTCAGTTAGTTAGCTTGTTGCTAAACGGACAGCAAAGTTTGTCAGAAGCAGCGTTTAAAGCTCAGATTAACTATCAGTGGAGCGGCAAAGTGTGGCTGTAAAGAAACATTTATGTTGTGAAAACTGAGTTTGAATGGATATACTCACATGTTGTCTGTCCCCGGCTGCCGAGAGAGAGACACAAGAAATGATGCAAGTTGGAGTCAGCGTGAGCGGAAGTGACGACACAACGTCAAGTGATTTattgcatgaaaataaaatgcgGGATTATTTATGAAGCAATAAAAACTTGCCAAAACTGAAAGGTTTGATTTAATGAAGCtgttatttataaaaaaaataataataataacaataaatcaaTCTGTGGTTGAGGCCATTCCTGCTTATTTTTGGcagttaatatatatatatcaaaatgtcataaaataaaaCCTGTCACTCATTAACTGAATAGAAATTCAGAATATAAAATCTActaataaacaacaacattttcctTCTACAACAAACAAATATGTCACATTAAATGGCATGGCTTTGTCCCTTCAAATTATGTATTTCTAACAAGACCAGCAAGATTCATTTTACAATTTTGCACAattttttttacccttttaAATTTAATAGTGACTGCTTTGGATGaaaatttaacattttgctGTAATGAACCTGCAACGTTGATACATTTGGACAGATTTGGAAATATATATCTTAAGGAAAACTGGtcactgtgaaaataaatcTCAAATATgttaatgtatgtaaatatgttaaaaatCTGGCAAATCATCcccgttttgttttgttttattcatgtatttattttgtctgaAGTGTATCTACCATACATTATTATAATGGTAATGATAGTGATAATGGTGGTGATGatcagacaggaaaaaaaaccctggagGAATAAGGATTCATGACACTTATTTCAACAAAGAATAAATGATAATATTACAGTTGGTAATTTatctattcaattcaattttattttatttataaagcccaatatcacaaatcacaatttgcctcagagggctttacagcatacatccctctgtcctgccctcacagcggataaggaaaaactcctcccaaaaaaccttttacaggaaaataaataatgaaactgctctatttttatttacttcctCATTGTTCAGTCTTATTCTGTATCGTGTCTTTTTAACAATGTGGTTTAATGTCTGACTCTACTTCCTGTATGAGTTTTAAATGCAACCCCCATGCAACTAGACCCTGTTGGTATTTTTACTATAAAATTGTGCTTGTTCATGTTTCTTTTGCAATAATTTTGGTTTAAATTTTGCTCGTGTACTTTTCTTAAAGTATTAATAACTTTAACTGTGCTCAATGTATTAgtctatttttttaataactatGTAAGGGTGAAGCTTTAACCCCCGCAAAACTATAGGCAAAAATactatgttcttttttttaattaaaaaaaaaaaaagtcactgccAAGgacgttttttttaaattccactTTTCAATGTTTTagtctcctctttctttcttcctctccagtCTTGACATCTTCATCCAGGTGAAGAGAAGCAAACCCAGTAACGCTGATTAGGAAGGTGCACACCTTTGTGGGACCAGCAGAGTGCATAATTCATTAGCAGATCTGTACCCCAACTATGTAACTGAATTAAGTTTCAAGCTAGAAAAATCTttaacagaacacacacacagcgtaaTAAATATTTCCAATAATTTGGGCAGTGAGATGTAACATCAGGTTTTAAGGCGATTCAGGTAGGCAGAATACAGTTACAAGTGATGACAGCTTGATGTATCAAACCCCTCAGTAAGAGAACTATGTTTTCTTAGTAAAAGAAAACTTTTACTAAGTTTTCTTTAGTAAAAACTTTCACAGCTATCTCACATCAGTAAGTCTCTCAGATAACCAGTTTAATTTCATGTTCAATAACCAAATCTGACAGCGGCCTTTTATCAAACTTTATACTTGAGTTCCATCTCATTTCTTGAAGAGCACAATTTCATAGAACTAAACCTACTTACTCCAACTTCTTTTGAAGTGCAAAtctttaaattcattcattcattgtgtttGCCTTTATGCGACAGTGGAGAAAAAGAGGGGGTATACATGTAGGGTCCTCAGCCAAAGTCAAACCAGGGACATACTGTGGTCATATGGTGCACCTTAACCCTCCATTCCCTCTTCTGTGATTATAATTAGGACCGCCAACATCACCTTGGAGGAATCCCAGGCACCCAATGAAGTGATTCAttcaataaaagagaaaaatttGATGGTTTGTTAACAAAGCATAGCTTTATTGTGATGATGGAAACACAGTCTATGGAACATCTATGGtttggctgcagctgctgccttCTTTGCTGCCTTCATGCCCTTCCTGTTGTGCTTCTTGGCAAAGCGCATGTTCCTCAGGAATTTAGGGTCCACCTGCAGCgaagacagaaaaacagtgagGTGAGCATGTGGCACTCAAGTATGGTGGTGCTGCACAATTCTCGTCCATTTTGTACGCAAAATAATGAAGCAACGTCTAACATAATGAAAGACACAAGTGCTAaagctggaaaaaaacataagCTTAACAGTTATCTGCATTAGAGTGGTGTCGTTCTggtttaaagctacagttggtaagtTGTTAACAACTTCGTCTTATTTGCTAAAACTGTCATTACTTTCAACAAAGTAGTACATGACAGATaattatgtggaaaaaaaaacaatcaatcatgCTCCTCAGCCTCCTTTACTTGTGATGGCATTTGGTCAAATCTACCCCGGCTGTTAGaaaagaaccaatcagagcagtgGAGTCtccaacacagctgtcaatcatgtcaatcactgctcgtgaactgggGTCAAattaggcagcgctgatcaaatatgaattaagattctgttactgctttGCCCATTTCTCACcttatgttttcagaaacatattttactgtactgtagctgtaaaatgataaagtttGTGACTgggctgccatgttggaaacagccgaaAGGAGCACCACACACCGCCCACCGCCTGGAGCAAAAAGCAGTTCACGAGCactgattgacatgattgaaaGCGGTATTAGATTCCTCAGTTGTGAttggttgtatttgtttgtgtgtttcaggcctTTAGAAGTGCTTCAAGGAGGCACTGGATCATCTTTTTATTACCCCTCACAGATTATTTGCCTGATGTACTGCTGTGTGGATCCAGGACAGTTTcagtaaatatgacaaaatgttattttttaaaaaaaatactaaatggTTATGTCACTACCTCACCAGTACTTGGCCTAAAGTGTTCTCAACTTTAATAAAAGCAGCATTATTTCCCAGGCACTCCTGTGAAATGTCGTTAAAACTGTAATATAGTTTGCATGGGAATAATCCTGTAACTGAAAGCATAGTCGATTGACATTAGTTGAGCTTTTCATTTGACCACACTTTTTTTATGGAGCATCTTGAGGGGATGTGCTTAGTTTAATTCTTGTGCTGGTAAGAGCTGCAACTGTTAAACCTGCCCACCAGGTATATTCTTAACCTTCCCACAATACAATGAACAGCAATCAACAGGACGACAAATTCCAACTTAGCTTTCGGCAGCTGCCTGTAAAGCAAATCTTTTCAAGCAAACCAATTCCCATTAACTTCATATAAGACAATGTGATAATTTTGGTTTTAGCAGCAATGTGATCTGCCCTTTTTCTGAAGAAATTACAAGTCCTAAATCACCCCTCAGAACACACTACTAGGCTAAAAGAAAAACCTAACAGTTTTCAGACGAGGCTTGACATTATCCAAGTGTCTCGTGATCAAAAAGGATCTTCATCTCACTCTGCACATTTACCCATATTCTAGTAGCCCTCAGCTTACTGAGGTAATTCAATTTCCGTAAAGCTGTGTCTATAAAATCCCTGTTTCTGCAATTTAGGAAGGAATTACCGGCACCGGATTTATCTATCAGGAGTTCTAGTGAAGATAGGCAAGGTGTTGGCTACTGAGTACAATGTTTTACTCTGCTTTAACATGTACATAAAGACCTCAGACATGGACGATACTGTTCTGACAGATAAACAGAAGGGTTTAAGGAAATAGTAGGGATACTAGCCAGGATGCATCAtcatattaatttattaatttcagaCACACTTATGCTAAGCCTGTCCTTAGCACTTAGTCAGGTTGACTATATAATTTTGTGGGATTTTTCTTAGTCAGGTTGACTATATaattttgtgggatttttttggggatttgcaaaactatacatttttggaaaggttattgtataaggattcagaaaatcaatgtttgcatttgcgCAGATGTCTATATGGCGGCCATANNNNNNNNNNNNNNNNNNNNNNNNNNNNNNNNNNNNNNNNNNNNNNNNNNNNNNNNNNNNNNNNNNNNNNNNNNNNNNNNNNNNNNNNNNNNNNNNNNNNNNNNNNNNNNNNNNNNNNNNNNNNNNNNNNNNNNNNNNNNNNNNNNNNNNNNNNNNNNNNNNNNNNNNNNNNNNNNNNNNNNNNNNNNNNNNNNNNNNNNNNNNNNNNNNNNNNNNNNNNNNNNNNNNNNNNNNNNNNNNNNNNNNNNNNNNNNNNNNNNNNNNNNNNNNNNNNNNNNNNNNNNNNNNNNNNNNNNNNNNNNNNNNNNNNNNNNNNNNNNNNNNNNNNNNNNNNNNNNNNNNNNNNNNNNNNNNNNNNNNNNNNNNNNNNNNNNNNNNNNNNNNNNNNNNNNNNNNNNNNNNNNNNNNNNNNNNNNNNNNNNNNNNNNNNNNNNNNNNNNNNNNNNNNNNNNNNNNNNNNNNNNNNNNNNNNNNNNNNNNNNNNNNNNNNNNNNNNNNNNNNNNNNNNNNNNNNNNNNNNNNNNNNNNNNNNNNNNNNNNNNNNNNNNNNNNNNNNNNNNNNNNNNNNNNNNNNNNNNNNNNNNNNNNNNNNNNNNNNNNNNNNNNNNNNNNNNNNNNNNNNNNNNNNNNNNNNNNNNNNNNNNNNNNNNNNNNNNNNNNNNNNNNNNNNNNNNNNNNNNNNNNNNNNNNNNNNNNNNNNNNNNNNNNNNNNNNNNNNNNNNNNNNNNNNNNNNNNNNNNNNNNNNNNNNNNNNNNNNNNNNNNNNNNNNNNNNNNNNNNNNNNNNNNNNNNNNNNNNNNNNNNNNNNNNNNNNNNNNNNNNNNNNNNNNNNNNNNNNNNNNNNNNNNNNNNNNNNNNNNNNNNNNNNNNNNNNNNNNNNNNNNNNNNNNNNNNNNNNNNNNNNNNNNNNNNNNNNNNNNNNNNNNNNNNNNNNNNNNNNNNNNNNNNNNNNNNNNNNNNNNNNNNNNNNNNNNNNNNNNNNNNNNNNNNNNNNNNNNNNNNNNNNNNNNNNNNNNNNNNNNNNNNNNNNNNNNNNNNNNNNNNNNNNNNNNNNNNNNNNNNNNNNNNNNNNNNNNNNNNNNNNNNNNNNNNNNNNNNNNNNNNNNNNNNNNNNNNNNNNNNNNNNNNNNNNNNNNNNNNNNNNNNNNNNNNNNNNNNNNNNNNNNNNNNNNNNNNNNNNNNNNNNNNNNNNNNNNNNNNNNNNNNNNNNNNNNNNNNNNNNNNNNNNNNNNNNNNNNNNNNNNNNNNNNNNNNNNNNNNNNNNNNNNNNNNNNNNNNNNNNNNNNNNNNNNNNNNNNNNNNNNNNNNNNNNNNNNNNNNNNNNNNNNNNNNNNNNNNNNNNNNNNNNNNNNNNNNNNNNNNNNNNNNNNNNNNNNNNNNNNNNNNNNNNNNNNNNNNNNNNNNNNNNNNNNNNNNNNNNNNNNNNNNNNNNNNNNNNNNNNNNNNNNNNNNNNNNNNNNNNNNNNNNNNNNNNNNNNNNNNNNNNNNNNNNNNNNNNNNNNNNNNNNNNNNNNNNNNNNNNNNNNNNNNNNNNNNNNNNNNNNNNNNNNNNNNNNNNNNNNNNNNNNNNNNNNNNNNNNNNNNNNNNNNNNNNNNNNNNNNNNNNNNNNNNNNNNNNNNNNNNNNNNNNNNNNNNNNNNNNNNNNNNNNNNNNNNNNNNNNNNNNNNNNNNNNNNNNNNNNNNNNNNNNNNNNNNNNNNNNNNNNNNNNNNNNNNNNNNNNNNNNNNNNNNNNNNNNNNNNNNNNNNNNNNNNNNNNNNNNNNNNNNNNNNNNNNNNNNNNNNNNNNNNNNNNNNNNNNNNNNNNNNNNNNNNNNNNNNNNNNNNNNNNNNNNNNNNNNNNNNNNNNNNNNNNNNNNNNNNNNNNNNNNNNNNNNNNNNNNNNNNNNNNNNNNNNNNNNNNNNNNNNNNNNNNNNNNNNNNNNNNNNNNNNNNNNNNNNNNNNNNNNNNNNNNNNNNNNNNNNNNNNNNNNNNNNNNNNNNNNNNNNNNNNNNNNNNNNNNNNNNNNNNNNNNNNNNNNNNNNNNNNNNNNNNNNNNNNNNNNNNNNNNNNNNNNNNNNNNNNNNNNNNNNNNNNNNNNNNNNNNNNNNNNNNNNNNNNNNNNNNNNNNNNNNNNNNNNNNNNNNNNNNNNNNNNNNNNNNNNNNNNNNNNNNNNNNNNNNNNNNNNNNNNNNNNNNNNNNNNNNNNNNNNNNNNNNNNNNNNNNNNNNNNNNNNNNNNNNNNNNNNNNNNNNNNNNNNNNNNNNNNNNNNNNNNNNNNNNNNNNNNNNNNNNNNNNNNNNNNNNNNNNNNNNNNNNNNNNNNNNNNNNNNNNNNNNNNNNNNNNNNNNNNNNNNNNNNNNNNNNNNNNNNNNNNNNNNNNNNNNNNNNNNNNNNNNNNNNNNNNNNNNNNNNNNNNNNNNNNNNNNNNNNNNNNNNNNNNNNNNNNNNNNNNNNNNNNNNNNNNNNNNNNNNNNNNNNNNNNNNNNNNNNNNNNNNNNNNNNNNNNNNNNNNNNNNNNNNNNNNNNNNNNNNNNNNNNNNNNNNNNNNNNNNNNNNNNNNNNNNNNNNNNNNNNNNNNNNNNNNNNNNNNNNNNNNNNNNNNNNNNNNNNNNNNNNNNNNNNNNNNNNNNNNNNNNNNNNNNNNNNNNNNNNNNNNNNNNNNNNNNNNNNNNNNNNNNNNNNNNNNNNNNNNNNNNNNNNNNNNNNNNNNNNNNNNNNNNNNNNNNNNNNNNNNNNNNNNNNNNNNNNNNNNNNNNNNNNNNNNNNNNNNNNNNNNNNNNNNNNNNNNNNNNNNNNNNNNNNNNNNNNNNNNNNNNNNNNNNNNNNNNNNNNNNNNNNNNNNNNNNNNNNNNNNNNNNNNNNNNNNNNNNNNNNNNNNNNNNNNNNNNNNNNNNNNNNNNNNNNNNNNNNNNNNNNNNNNNNNNNNNNNNNNNNNNNNNNNNNNNNNNNNNNNNNNNNNNNNNNNNNNNNNNNNNNNNNNNNNNNNNNNNNNNNNNNNNNNNNNNNNNNNNNNNNNNNNNNNNNNNNNNNNNNNNNNNNNNNNNNNNNNNNNNNNNNNNNNNNNNNNNNNNNNNNNNNNNNNNNNNNNNNNNNNNNNNNNNNNNNNNNNNNNNNNNNNNNNNNNNNNNNNNNNNNNNNNNNNNNNNNNNNNNNNNNNNNNNNNNNNNNNNNNNNNNNNNNNNNNNNNNNNNNNNNNNNNNNNNNNNNNNNNNNNNNNNNNNNNNNNNNNNNNNNNNNNNNNNNNNNNNNNNNNNNNNNNNNNNNNNNNNNNNNNNNNNNNNNNNNNNNNNNNNNNNNNNNNNNNNNN
This window encodes:
- the rpl29 gene encoding 60S ribosomal protein L29, producing the protein MAKSKNHTTHNQSRKHHRNGIKKPRSQRYESLKGVDPKFLRNMRFAKKHNRKGMKAAKKAAAAAKP